A region of Natribaculum luteum DNA encodes the following proteins:
- a CDS encoding MarR family transcriptional regulator yields the protein MVERVPWMKPVDYEILLFFDGCDIQVSAKVLSANIGYHRQYVSKRCVTLSDVGLLETDGTGLYWPSETGYAYLESDLDVDELETSDLEDDA from the coding sequence ATGGTCGAACGAGTCCCGTGGATGAAGCCGGTCGATTACGAGATCCTGTTGTTCTTCGACGGGTGCGACATCCAGGTATCTGCGAAGGTCCTGTCGGCGAACATCGGTTACCATCGCCAGTACGTGAGCAAGCGGTGTGTAACCCTGTCGGACGTTGGTCTTCTCGAAACAGACGGAACGGGCCTCTACTGGCCCTCTGAGACGGGGTATGCGTACCTCGAGAGCGATCTCGACGTCGACGAACTCGAGACGAGTGACCTCGAGGACGACGCGTGA
- a CDS encoding UPF0058 family protein translates to MKKQELIHLHGLLAEVSNQCAEWDNCQIDLEEYESLGIRPTSIHKSKTDHKAAVFALAGGITEHMREDEAEAVAATAD, encoded by the coding sequence ATGAAGAAACAGGAGCTCATCCACCTCCACGGCCTTCTTGCGGAGGTATCGAACCAGTGTGCCGAGTGGGACAACTGTCAGATCGACCTCGAAGAGTACGAGTCGCTCGGTATTCGACCGACATCGATCCACAAATCGAAAACTGACCACAAGGCCGCTGTTTTTGCACTCGCCGGGGGAATCACCGAACACATGCGTGAAGACGAAGCAGAAGCAGTCGCCGCAACTGCCGACTGA
- a CDS encoding winged-helix domain-containing protein, whose protein sequence is MSLKDGLILEFLETHDLELPAKPLYRNLNRHGHEIGYSTVRQRLGELEDHGLLEKVDEAGYYQITETGRAYLDGELEAGDLEDDGA, encoded by the coding sequence ATGTCGTTGAAAGACGGACTCATCCTCGAGTTTCTCGAGACTCACGACCTGGAACTGCCCGCGAAACCCCTCTACCGGAATCTCAACCGGCACGGACACGAGATCGGATACTCGACGGTCAGACAGCGACTCGGCGAACTGGAGGATCACGGTCTCCTCGAGAAAGTCGACGAAGCGGGATACTACCAGATAACGGAGACGGGACGAGCGTATCTCGACGGCGAACTCGAGGCGGGTGACCTCGAGGACGACGGTGCGTGA
- a CDS encoding transcription initiation factor IIB — MTDTTTRTYTGETETQTESTQQADEEERCPECGGRLVSDAEHAETVCEECGLVVEEDEIDRGPEWRAFDAAEKDQKSRVGAPTTKMMHDQGLSTNIGWQDKDAYGKALSSRQRQKMQRLRTWNERFRTRDSKERNLKQALGEIDRMASALGLPENVRETASVIYRRALEEDLLPGRSIEGVATASLYAAARQAGTPRSLDEISAVSRVDRMELTRTYRYIVRQLGLEVKPADPEHYVPRFVSGLDLSDETERMARELLDSARSEGVHSGKSPVGLAAAAVYAAALLTNEKVTQNEVSEVANISEVTIRNRYKELLEASDTATPA, encoded by the coding sequence ATGACAGATACAACTACCCGAACTTACACTGGCGAGACAGAGACCCAGACGGAGTCGACGCAGCAAGCCGACGAGGAAGAGCGGTGCCCGGAGTGTGGCGGCCGCCTCGTCTCGGACGCAGAGCACGCCGAGACGGTCTGTGAGGAGTGTGGCCTGGTCGTCGAAGAAGACGAGATCGACCGCGGGCCGGAGTGGCGCGCGTTCGATGCCGCCGAGAAAGACCAGAAGAGCCGCGTCGGCGCGCCCACGACGAAGATGATGCACGACCAGGGCCTGTCGACGAACATCGGCTGGCAGGACAAAGACGCCTACGGCAAGGCGCTCTCGAGTCGCCAGCGCCAGAAGATGCAGCGCCTTCGCACGTGGAACGAGCGCTTCCGCACCCGCGACAGCAAAGAGCGCAACTTAAAGCAGGCGCTGGGCGAGATCGACCGCATGGCCTCGGCGCTCGGTCTCCCCGAGAACGTCCGCGAGACGGCGTCGGTGATCTACCGCCGTGCCCTCGAGGAGGACCTCCTGCCGGGACGCTCGATCGAGGGCGTCGCCACCGCCTCGCTGTACGCCGCCGCCCGCCAGGCCGGCACCCCCCGCAGCCTGGACGAGATCAGCGCCGTCAGCCGCGTCGACCGCATGGAGCTCACCCGGACCTACCGGTACATCGTCCGCCAGCTCGGCCTCGAGGTCAAGCCCGCCGACCCGGAACACTACGTCCCGCGGTTCGTCAGCGGGCTCGACCTCTCGGACGAGACCGAGCGCATGGCCCGCGAACTGCTCGACTCGGCGCGATCGGAGGGCGTCCACTCGGGCAAGTCGCCGGTCGGCCTCGCCGCGGCCGCAGTGTACGCTGCTGCCCTGCTGACCAACGAGAAGGTCACCCAGAACGAGGTCAGCGAGGTCGCCAACATCTCCGAGGTGACCATCCGCAACCGGTACAAGGAACTGCTCGAGGCGTCCGACACGGCGACGCCGGCGTAG
- a CDS encoding DUF357 domain-containing protein, protein MAADLEEKTNRYGQLLAEALEAATVAPPEGTPMAEAAAECREMAASYLEDGRHFREEDDLVNALAAFSYGHAWLDAGARVGLFDVPTEGHLFTV, encoded by the coding sequence ATGGCGGCTGACCTCGAGGAGAAGACGAACCGGTACGGACAGTTACTCGCGGAGGCACTCGAGGCGGCGACGGTGGCACCGCCGGAGGGGACGCCGATGGCCGAGGCGGCCGCGGAGTGTCGCGAGATGGCAGCCTCGTATCTCGAGGATGGCCGGCACTTCCGCGAGGAAGACGACCTCGTGAACGCGCTGGCGGCGTTTTCCTACGGGCACGCGTGGCTCGACGCGGGTGCGCGGGTCGGACTGTTCGACGTTCCGACAGAGGGTCACCTTTTTACCGTCTGA
- a CDS encoding MarR family transcriptional regulator yields the protein MLDEDDLGPADEALLDMLNEGRVTAPYVADETGYSLQYVRDRLGRLVEHGNAKKVYEGLYELVEDPRERDDRSE from the coding sequence ATGCTCGACGAAGATGACCTCGGGCCAGCCGACGAGGCGTTGCTCGATATGTTGAACGAGGGGCGTGTCACCGCTCCGTACGTCGCTGATGAAACCGGATATAGTCTGCAGTACGTCCGAGACCGACTCGGGCGACTCGTCGAACACGGGAATGCGAAGAAGGTCTACGAAGGCCTCTACGAACTCGTCGAAGATCCTCGTGAGAGGGACGATCGTAGTGAGTAA
- a CDS encoding FAD-dependent oxidoreductase, producing the protein MSDQPRVEIYTKKYCPYCDMATALLDEKGVAYEEYTVTGDRERFAEMVDRAGGRRTAPEVFVDGELIGGWEETAALEQAGALDERLGLDEETPARAIADGGEDDVVEHRRLIVAGTGIAGLTAAIYAARSNNEPLVFEGDEPGGQLTLTTDVANYPGFPDGISGPDLVNRMKDQATQFGAEIENGVLEDVDTSRRPFYVTLTNGDVYTADAVIAASGASARTLGVPGEDQLMGYGVSTCATCDGAFFRGEDMLVVGGGDAALEEANFLTKFADTVYLVHRREEFRAEDYWIDRLEEKVEEGDVEIMRNTELVEIHGSAEEGVDHVTLVHNEKGHPTDRLEDPETDEFDFDVGAVFLAIGHTPNTEYLEGTDVETDAEGYLQTRDGTGGGQTETDVPGIFGAGDVVDYHYQQAVTAAGMGSKAAIDADDYLEDLERASGEAEAAADDD; encoded by the coding sequence ATGAGCGACCAGCCCCGAGTCGAGATCTACACCAAGAAGTACTGCCCGTACTGTGACATGGCGACGGCCCTCCTCGACGAGAAGGGCGTCGCGTACGAGGAGTACACCGTCACCGGCGACCGCGAGCGATTCGCGGAGATGGTCGACCGCGCCGGCGGCCGACGGACCGCCCCCGAGGTGTTCGTCGACGGCGAGTTGATCGGCGGCTGGGAGGAGACGGCCGCACTCGAGCAGGCCGGCGCACTAGACGAACGACTCGGACTGGACGAGGAGACGCCCGCACGGGCGATCGCAGACGGTGGCGAGGACGACGTCGTCGAACACCGCAGGCTGATCGTCGCCGGGACGGGCATCGCGGGGCTGACGGCGGCGATCTACGCAGCCCGCTCGAACAACGAACCGCTGGTCTTCGAGGGCGACGAACCCGGCGGCCAGCTCACGCTGACGACCGACGTCGCGAACTACCCGGGCTTTCCCGACGGCATCAGCGGGCCGGACCTCGTCAACAGGATGAAAGACCAGGCCACGCAGTTCGGGGCCGAGATCGAAAACGGCGTCCTCGAGGACGTCGACACCTCCCGGCGTCCGTTCTACGTCACGCTGACCAACGGCGACGTCTACACGGCCGACGCCGTCATCGCCGCCTCGGGTGCCAGCGCCCGGACACTCGGCGTCCCCGGCGAGGACCAGCTCATGGGCTACGGCGTCTCGACGTGTGCGACCTGCGACGGCGCGTTCTTCCGCGGCGAAGACATGCTCGTCGTCGGCGGCGGCGACGCCGCCCTGGAGGAGGCGAACTTCCTCACCAAGTTCGCCGACACCGTCTACCTCGTCCACCGCCGCGAGGAGTTTCGCGCCGAGGACTACTGGATCGACCGCCTCGAGGAGAAAGTCGAGGAGGGCGACGTCGAGATCATGAGAAACACCGAACTCGTCGAGATCCACGGCTCCGCCGAGGAGGGCGTCGACCACGTCACCCTCGTCCACAACGAGAAGGGCCACCCCACCGACCGCCTCGAGGACCCCGAAACCGACGAGTTCGACTTCGACGTCGGCGCGGTCTTCCTCGCCATCGGCCACACCCCGAACACGGAGTACCTCGAGGGGACCGACGTCGAAACCGACGCGGAGGGGTACCTCCAGACGAGAGACGGCACCGGCGGCGGCCAGACCGAAACCGACGTCCCCGGCATCTTCGGCGCTGGCGACGTCGTCGACTACCACTACCAGCAGGCCGTCACCGCCGCCGGCATGGGCTCGAAAGCCGCCATCGACGCCGACGATTATCTCGAGGACCTCGAGCGCGCGTCGGGTGAGGCCGAGGCGGCTGCGGACGACGACTGA
- a CDS encoding helix-turn-helix transcriptional regulator — translation MFDDDSRDLQTPDRPDASPLTARALEAADPLLYACETRGCRRPTTTVTADGYRCQECATALEERPLLADGGVTWTDLTAFRRDCLEAIATLETAGETPYGLAIQDVLEERYGEVNQSRLYLNLDELVDADLVEKSTIDRRTNGYRLTPAGRRLLETRARQLADCCGLTVTEGDRR, via the coding sequence ATGTTCGACGACGACTCACGGGACCTTCAAACTCCCGACCGACCAGACGCATCGCCACTGACTGCTCGAGCACTCGAGGCCGCCGACCCGCTGCTGTACGCCTGCGAGACGCGCGGCTGTCGCCGACCGACGACGACGGTCACGGCGGACGGCTATCGGTGCCAGGAGTGTGCGACCGCCCTCGAGGAGCGTCCGCTGCTGGCCGACGGCGGCGTCACCTGGACCGATCTCACCGCCTTCCGGCGTGACTGCCTCGAGGCGATCGCGACGCTCGAGACCGCCGGCGAGACGCCGTACGGCCTCGCGATCCAGGACGTCCTCGAGGAACGCTACGGCGAGGTCAATCAGAGCCGACTCTACCTCAACCTCGACGAACTCGTCGACGCCGACCTCGTCGAGAAGAGCACGATCGACCGCCGGACGAACGGCTATCGCCTCACCCCGGCGGGACGGCGGCTCCTCGAGACGCGCGCTCGCCAGCTCGCCGACTGCTGCGGTCTGACCGTCACGGAGGGCGATCGACGATGA
- a CDS encoding BGTF surface domain-containing protein, with protein MLNVTANDVSGSDLADALGVDPETNGVSVIDDDDVVQIENVESIETFDVTFDESTFSAQNYTLEFEAVDTGATAEATMTVEDPGDTTVEFADDSVFTADRGDNAEIAIDLANYNNDQLNVTIGSEDVNYKTSAVIDVDEDAEEVVLEMNSYKAGTTDTEANAFEVTEGGQIATDGENALVTRHTDFKLSQPLAAISGGYDLKVASESEDRTWDRGTLRLNERTTEGITLSTAPGDEVDLADETVEEILDDASESQSFASGDVGIVQVEATGLYGYINDVEDFGPEHDVNLNITAAQAGPNAQATTYALNGDNIDGTESLAGSYYADEENSTFYVVFDADNYEVDKQWDVEFTVGENNDLVSEDDTAESSFQVVDREIAFDQEDYTVEAADGQNITGTATVAPGTQIEVDAEATGDNPFFKIVTAEVDENGEWTADFDFSGEAPGTAFDLSASDTFGGDAAAEDVEASGNISTAEEEPEPEPEFTIDTDAPSEVTVNESAELGVTLANDGDANGTTNLTVTVNGETVDDTTKELAAGEDASFSYNIPTSEAGDVSWEVTVDDDSASGTVTVAEEGDGEDGTDGEDGEDGTDGEDGEDGEDGTDGEDGEDGTDSEDGGDGSDGDAEGQPGFGVAVALVAMLAAAMLALRRQN; from the coding sequence GTGCTTAACGTGACCGCCAACGACGTCAGCGGTAGTGATCTCGCTGACGCTCTTGGTGTCGACCCGGAAACTAATGGCGTTAGCGTCATCGACGACGATGACGTCGTCCAGATCGAGAACGTGGAGAGCATCGAGACGTTCGACGTCACGTTCGATGAATCCACCTTCTCGGCACAGAACTATACGCTCGAGTTCGAGGCAGTCGACACGGGTGCCACCGCAGAGGCGACCATGACGGTCGAAGACCCTGGTGACACCACGGTCGAGTTCGCTGACGACAGCGTCTTCACCGCCGACCGCGGTGACAACGCTGAAATCGCGATCGACCTCGCGAACTACAACAACGACCAGCTGAACGTCACGATCGGTTCCGAGGACGTCAACTACAAGACCTCGGCCGTGATCGACGTCGACGAGGACGCTGAGGAAGTCGTCCTCGAGATGAATTCGTACAAGGCGGGAACGACGGATACTGAAGCTAACGCGTTCGAAGTTACCGAAGGCGGCCAGATCGCGACTGACGGGGAGAATGCACTCGTCACGCGCCACACTGACTTCAAGCTCAGCCAGCCACTCGCAGCAATCAGTGGCGGCTACGACCTGAAAGTTGCAAGCGAAAGCGAAGACCGCACGTGGGACCGTGGTACGCTTCGTCTGAACGAGCGCACTACGGAAGGTATCACGCTGTCGACCGCGCCTGGTGACGAAGTCGATCTCGCCGATGAAACGGTCGAAGAGATCCTCGACGACGCAAGCGAATCGCAGTCCTTCGCGAGCGGTGACGTCGGTATCGTCCAGGTTGAAGCCACTGGTCTCTACGGTTACATCAACGATGTCGAGGACTTCGGTCCCGAACACGATGTCAACCTGAATATCACGGCAGCACAGGCAGGTCCGAACGCACAGGCTACCACGTACGCTCTTAACGGCGACAACATCGACGGCACCGAGAGCCTCGCAGGCAGCTACTACGCTGACGAAGAAAACAGCACGTTCTACGTCGTCTTCGACGCGGACAATTACGAAGTCGACAAGCAGTGGGACGTCGAGTTCACGGTCGGTGAAAACAACGACCTCGTGAGCGAGGACGACACGGCTGAGTCCTCGTTCCAGGTCGTCGACCGCGAAATCGCGTTCGACCAGGAAGACTACACCGTCGAAGCTGCAGACGGTCAGAACATCACGGGTACGGCAACGGTCGCACCCGGTACCCAGATCGAAGTCGACGCGGAAGCCACCGGCGACAACCCGTTCTTCAAGATCGTCACCGCAGAGGTTGACGAGAACGGCGAATGGACCGCTGACTTCGACTTCAGCGGCGAAGCTCCCGGTACCGCGTTCGATCTGTCGGCCTCCGACACCTTTGGTGGCGACGCTGCTGCTGAAGACGTCGAGGCATCCGGTAACATCAGCACGGCTGAGGAAGAACCTGAGCCCGAACCTGAGTTCACGATCGACACGGATGCACCCTCCGAGGTCACCGTCAACGAGAGCGCCGAGCTCGGCGTGACCCTCGCGAACGACGGCGACGCCAACGGCACGACCAACCTCACGGTCACTGTCAACGGCGAGACCGTCGACGACACGACGAAGGAACTCGCCGCAGGCGAGGACGCTTCCTTCAGCTACAACATCCCGACCTCCGAAGCGGGTGACGTCAGCTGGGAAGTCACCGTCGACGACGACTCCGCCTCCGGTACCGTCACTGTCGCCGAGGAAGGCGACGGCGAAGACGGCACCGACGGTGAAGACGGCGAAGACGGCACCGACGGTGAAGACGGCGAAGACGGCGAAGACGGCACCGACGGTGAAGACGGCGAAGACGGCACCGACAGCGAAGATGGTGGCGACGGCTCCGACGGCGACGCCGAAGGCCAGCCCGGCTTCGGTGTTGCTGTCGCCCTCGTCGCGATGCTCGCTGCCGCCATGCTGGCACTCCGCCGCCAGAACTAA